The following proteins are co-located in the Dyadobacter chenwenxiniae genome:
- a CDS encoding AAA family ATPase: protein MEYFDELSRFLEQSQTDSLKTAHYADQFDGLKVKLSFGKGNPARVTWIAFLAEGQTISNGIYPFYLYFKKQNLLVLSYGLSETIPPNTNWKLVNPVRISDYFKRNDLGKPARYGVSLVFKVYDPANLVREEIEEDLAEIISIYKHSVSEKPLLLKQKLNPKVAFDYKAFQKSIAGCNLHMNPNFTLRFITSLLAKPFVILTGLSGSGKTKLAQAFSKWICESEDQICLVAVGADWTNREPLLGYPNALEEGKYVKPDSGVLDLILLADKNQAKPYFLILDEMNLSHVERYFADFLSVMESGGDIKLHPEYESKQDNIPPKIRLPKNLFIIGTVNIDETTYMFSPKVLDRANVIEFRVIREEMAHFLNLDCTLNLDSLHGAGSIMATSFVELALNRQLEINSKVLISNTLLNFFEQLQKAGAEFGYRSAAEIMRFAAIANHMEPEWKISEVIDAAIVQKLLLKVHGSRRRLEPVLKTLGALCVTDADKVEDYLNSKKELAELGQIHYPITLEKLMRMYKSLIANGFTSFSEA from the coding sequence ATGGAATACTTCGACGAACTTTCCAGGTTTCTGGAACAGTCGCAGACTGACAGTCTTAAAACTGCGCATTATGCCGATCAATTTGATGGCTTAAAAGTCAAGCTAAGTTTTGGAAAAGGCAATCCGGCAAGGGTTACCTGGATCGCTTTTCTGGCCGAAGGGCAAACGATCAGCAACGGCATTTATCCCTTTTATCTTTATTTCAAAAAGCAGAACTTGCTGGTCCTGAGCTACGGATTGAGCGAAACTATCCCACCTAATACAAACTGGAAGCTGGTTAATCCGGTCAGGATCAGTGACTATTTCAAACGGAACGACCTTGGAAAGCCTGCCCGTTACGGTGTGTCATTGGTTTTCAAAGTTTATGACCCCGCTAATCTCGTGCGAGAGGAGATTGAGGAAGATCTGGCAGAAATTATTAGCATTTATAAGCATTCGGTAAGCGAAAAGCCTCTCTTGTTAAAACAGAAGCTTAATCCCAAGGTCGCTTTTGATTACAAGGCATTTCAAAAAAGCATTGCCGGATGTAATCTGCACATGAACCCCAACTTCACTTTACGCTTCATCACTTCGTTGCTGGCTAAGCCGTTTGTAATACTTACGGGACTTTCCGGTTCAGGAAAAACAAAGCTTGCACAGGCGTTTTCTAAATGGATTTGTGAAAGCGAAGACCAGATTTGCCTGGTGGCCGTTGGTGCGGACTGGACAAATCGTGAACCGCTGCTTGGCTATCCCAATGCGCTGGAAGAGGGAAAATATGTGAAGCCGGACAGCGGCGTGCTCGACCTGATATTGCTGGCTGACAAAAATCAAGCGAAGCCTTATTTCCTCATTCTTGATGAAATGAACCTGAGCCACGTGGAGCGTTATTTCGCTGATTTCCTGAGCGTAATGGAGTCAGGTGGTGATATAAAGCTGCATCCGGAATATGAGAGCAAACAGGACAATATTCCCCCGAAAATCAGGCTTCCCAAGAATCTTTTTATCATAGGCACGGTGAACATCGATGAAACGACTTACATGTTCAGTCCGAAGGTCCTGGACCGTGCCAATGTGATCGAATTTCGGGTGATAAGGGAAGAAATGGCGCATTTTTTGAATCTCGATTGCACATTAAACCTGGATTCGCTTCATGGAGCGGGTTCCATAATGGCGACCAGTTTTGTTGAGCTGGCTTTGAACAGGCAGCTGGAAATAAATAGTAAAGTACTGATAAGCAATACATTACTCAATTTTTTTGAACAGCTTCAAAAGGCGGGTGCCGAGTTCGGCTATCGGAGCGCGGCCGAAATCATGCGTTTCGCAGCCATCGCCAACCACATGGAGCCGGAATGGAAAATAAGTGAGGTCATTGATGCTGCTATCGTGCAGAAGTTACTGCTAAAAGTTCACGGATCAAGGCGAAGGCTGGAACCTGTTTTGAAGACGTTGGGCGCATTATGCGTTACCGATGCGGACAAGGTTGAGGACTATTTAAATTCAAAAAAAGAGCTGGCTGAATTGGGCCAAATACACTATCCCATCACATTGGAAAAGCTTATGAGGATGTACAAAAGCCTAATCGCCAACGGGTTTACGAGCTTTTCGGAAGCCTGA
- a CDS encoding DUF983 domain-containing protein, whose product MSKLYSVVRFKCPRCHKGDLFVNKNPYSFKNAMQMPDQCPVCNQDFQIEPGFYIGALWTSFPIVIFIMALLSVLLLIYFKMDLNWFFVTITAILFLLQPIIIRLGRAIWINVFVDFEKEN is encoded by the coding sequence ATGTCAAAATTATATAGCGTGGTCCGGTTCAAATGCCCGCGCTGCCACAAGGGTGATCTTTTCGTCAACAAAAATCCATACAGTTTCAAAAACGCCATGCAAATGCCCGACCAGTGCCCGGTTTGCAACCAGGATTTCCAGATCGAGCCGGGATTTTACATTGGCGCTTTGTGGACGAGTTTTCCGATTGTGATCTTCATTATGGCCCTCTTATCCGTGCTGCTTTTGATTTATTTCAAAATGGACCTGAACTGGTTTTTTGTAACCATTACGGCCATACTTTTTCTGCTCCAACCGATCATTATCAGGCTTGGCAGGGCAATATGGATTAACGTTTTTGTTGACTTTGAGAAAGAAAACTAG
- a CDS encoding DUF2357 domain-containing protein, with translation MENGLSLNIESEVHQIELKIIGEDSKLETIFKIDQLEASENGEARVQLLEGHFYEYIVSGGYTLQASDIVFPSKINPGSGRLAPNVYTGTATFEILTAPQRQKCAEFKVEIRSKKASYRQDYRLMLENITEHCTDLLLAHNSPVTHNFTVDFSQDARTLYQRFAFIKSILQCDEFVSAVQKIIGVPATKWSENGALTDIRRVRRIDGRIIRHIAGSGNRTGIPASHWLRKKFGNIPARVPLSSKIESLDTPENRFVKHALNGFAVLVNDFKACAKHGSRLFEEASILENELDMMLTDPFFQQIGKPVLLSLNSTVLQRKSGYKEIFRIWLMFDLAAKLIWRGGDDVYAAGKKDVAALYEYWLFFQLLDLIREVFDIAPVSLGSLLKPTSDGLGLQLKRGKHVAVQGIFNGQSRRLNVEFSFNRSFSGKNDYPDPGSWTTGMRPDFTLSIWPVGINQAQAEREELIVHIHFDAKYRVESFTDYKRDDLLKMHSYKDAIRRTAGAYVLYPGEGEKPFKWKGFNELIPGLGAFAVRPSKTNNGINALRVFLNDVTRHFLNRASQREKAAFRNYDIYKSKNTEAVTEQLPETFGANRGLIPDETFVIIGFYKSAEQLAWIEKNWLYNFRTGTDSGSLPLGAKQASAKYLLLHGPGETVSGRLCKLKDAGPRIFLKEDLIKKHYPDPKGALYLVYRIDLQVEHEFEHQKWDISKLPGYKPNRASGVPFVVSLSELSKALAK, from the coding sequence ATGGAAAACGGACTTTCGCTAAACATTGAATCCGAGGTACATCAGATTGAGCTGAAAATTATCGGTGAAGACAGCAAACTAGAAACGATTTTCAAGATCGATCAGTTGGAGGCATCGGAAAATGGGGAAGCCCGGGTCCAGCTGTTGGAAGGGCATTTCTATGAATATATTGTCTCAGGCGGTTATACCTTGCAAGCTTCCGACATTGTTTTCCCATCTAAAATCAATCCTGGCTCCGGGAGATTGGCTCCTAATGTTTACACAGGAACAGCAACTTTTGAAATACTGACGGCTCCGCAAAGGCAGAAATGTGCGGAATTTAAAGTTGAAATCCGCTCGAAAAAAGCCAGTTACAGGCAGGATTACCGGTTAATGCTGGAAAATATTACCGAACATTGCACCGACCTGTTGCTTGCGCACAATTCGCCGGTGACACACAACTTCACGGTTGATTTCAGTCAGGACGCACGGACATTATATCAGCGCTTTGCATTTATTAAATCGATTCTGCAATGTGATGAATTCGTTAGCGCCGTTCAGAAAATAATTGGCGTCCCGGCGACAAAGTGGTCTGAGAATGGAGCGTTAACAGACATTCGCAGGGTCCGGCGTATTGATGGCAGGATAATCAGGCATATAGCTGGTTCTGGCAATAGGACAGGCATTCCTGCTTCTCATTGGCTACGGAAAAAGTTCGGAAATATTCCGGCACGTGTCCCGCTTTCCTCGAAAATAGAATCATTGGATACGCCCGAAAATCGGTTTGTAAAACACGCTTTAAACGGTTTTGCCGTACTAGTGAATGATTTCAAGGCATGTGCAAAGCATGGCAGCAGACTTTTTGAAGAGGCATCGATCCTCGAAAATGAGCTGGACATGATGCTGACAGATCCTTTTTTTCAGCAGATCGGAAAACCGGTATTGCTGTCGCTGAATAGTACGGTTTTGCAAAGGAAATCCGGGTATAAGGAGATTTTTAGAATCTGGCTGATGTTTGATCTGGCCGCAAAGCTGATCTGGCGCGGCGGAGATGATGTGTATGCCGCCGGCAAGAAAGATGTTGCAGCGCTTTATGAATATTGGCTGTTTTTCCAGCTTTTGGATTTGATACGAGAAGTATTTGATATCGCTCCCGTGAGTCTTGGCAGCCTGTTAAAACCTACATCCGATGGTTTAGGCTTGCAATTAAAGCGGGGCAAGCACGTGGCTGTACAGGGTATTTTTAATGGTCAGTCGAGACGGCTTAATGTTGAGTTTAGCTTCAATCGATCCTTCTCCGGCAAAAATGACTATCCTGATCCCGGCAGCTGGACAACAGGCATGCGTCCGGATTTTACACTTTCGATATGGCCTGTTGGAATCAATCAGGCACAGGCTGAAAGAGAGGAATTGATCGTTCACATTCATTTTGATGCAAAGTATAGGGTCGAGTCGTTCACAGACTATAAGCGGGACGATCTTTTAAAAATGCATTCATACAAAGATGCAATTCGCAGAACAGCAGGCGCTTATGTCTTGTATCCCGGGGAAGGGGAGAAGCCGTTTAAATGGAAAGGATTTAATGAACTGATTCCGGGCCTGGGCGCATTTGCAGTGCGACCATCTAAAACCAATAACGGGATTAATGCGCTTCGCGTTTTTCTAAACGATGTGACGCGGCATTTTTTGAACAGGGCATCGCAACGTGAAAAGGCCGCTTTCCGCAATTATGACATTTATAAATCCAAAAACACTGAGGCCGTTACGGAGCAGTTACCCGAAACATTTGGAGCAAATCGCGGGCTTATTCCCGATGAAACATTTGTGATCATTGGCTTTTATAAAAGTGCCGAACAGCTCGCCTGGATTGAGAAAAACTGGCTTTACAATTTCAGAACGGGCACAGATAGCGGCTCACTTCCGCTCGGGGCGAAACAGGCCAGCGCAAAATATTTGTTATTACACGGCCCAGGAGAAACTGTTTCGGGCAGACTGTGCAAACTGAAAGATGCCGGCCCGAGGATTTTTTTAAAGGAAGATTTGATTAAAAAGCATTATCCGGATCCAAAAGGAGCATTGTATCTGGTCTATCGCATTGATTTACAAGTCGAGCACGAATTTGAACACCAGAAATGGGACATTTCAAAACTGCCCGGCTATAAGCCAAACAGGGCCTCCGGCGTCCCATTCGTTGTAAGTTTGTCGGAATTATCGAAGGCTTTGGCGAAGTGA
- a CDS encoding GDSL-type esterase/lipase family protein → MKLRFSTLIFLLITALQVVAQNKKETKLAIVFVGNSITQGKGGTNGFPPPTHAVNYLKEEKGIQNVSFVNVGRSGSTTVDWLPGHGKYFPLATKAADSLFRQKDHQLLFSMKLGTNDSAMEGPNGAPVSKEDYRKNLQTIISELLGKYPGSKVIIHHPIWYSTNTYNRSKYLAEGLARLESYVPEIDGLVKEYKTAQPGRVFKGDTKSFKYFRKHAKELFKPEEGQAGTFFLHPNEEGVAVLGKNWGKAISKIDL, encoded by the coding sequence ATGAAACTCAGATTTTCTACCCTTATTTTTCTGCTGATAACTGCGCTGCAAGTCGTTGCACAAAACAAAAAAGAAACAAAACTCGCCATCGTCTTCGTCGGTAACAGCATCACGCAAGGAAAAGGAGGGACAAATGGATTCCCGCCGCCGACGCATGCCGTTAATTATCTCAAGGAAGAGAAAGGCATTCAGAATGTGTCATTTGTGAATGTCGGCAGGAGCGGTTCTACAACGGTGGACTGGCTTCCGGGCCATGGGAAATACTTTCCATTAGCGACCAAAGCGGCTGATAGTCTGTTCCGGCAAAAAGATCATCAACTTCTTTTTTCGATGAAACTGGGGACAAATGACAGTGCTATGGAAGGGCCGAATGGTGCGCCGGTTTCGAAAGAAGATTACAGGAAAAATTTGCAAACCATTATCAGTGAGCTTCTTGGTAAATATCCGGGCAGCAAAGTCATCATCCATCACCCAATTTGGTATAGCACCAACACTTATAACAGGTCCAAATATCTGGCAGAAGGCCTGGCGAGACTGGAAAGTTATGTCCCTGAAATTGATGGCCTCGTTAAGGAATACAAAACTGCACAGCCTGGAAGGGTTTTTAAGGGAGACACGAAGTCATTTAAGTATTTCAGGAAGCATGCGAAGGAGTTGTTCAAACCCGAAGAAGGACAGGCAGGAACATTCTTTTTGCATCCTAACGAAGAAGGCGTCGCGGTTTTGGGTAAAAACTGGGGAAAGGCGATTTCGAAAATTGATCTTTAA